Genomic DNA from Gossypium hirsutum isolate 1008001.06 chromosome A01, Gossypium_hirsutum_v2.1, whole genome shotgun sequence:
TTTTGTAGCTACGAGAGCAGAAGAAGGAAGCTCTTTTGAAAGAAAAAAGGGCTTCAAGTGGATCAGCCAGCGCTCCCCGTGTCATTGTAAGCCTTTTGTATAAATTAATTCTTCCCATATTGTTGCTTCAAGTGCCTATTGTTTTCCTCCCTAAagtcttattatttttttatcacagCTTCTTTTCCCTCTTTCCGCATCCGTGAATGTAAGTTCACTTGCTGAAGACATTTTGAGATTGCTTTCAGCAGATGTTAGCAGAGCTCTTTCATCAACAGTAGCTTCTTCAGAGTACAAACTGCGAGCAACAGTAGGCGTCACTCCCCGTGTTTTTGTTTCATGTTATTAGTTAAAGAAAGCTGCTAGTTAATAATTTCAAGCTGCTAGTTGATAATTTCAAGCTCAGCTTTCTTTTTGATTTGTCAATTTTGTGGTGGATGTCATTTTATCATTCAGTGAGGTTCAGTGTAATATTATTGAAAGATGTGCCGTTTATGCTTTATCCTAAGTGCAAGAACTAGCAACCTCTTAATCGTCAAGTTGTTCTGTCTAGGTACTGCATGCTCCTCGTGGGGACCTATTATCGTGTATGGAAATGGCCAAGGTAAAAAATTGTCTACAACTTGGTGATATATTGTGTCAACCTCATTTAGTAAccctccttttttcttttttttttcactgtAATGGTCAACTGCCTGTTTAATTGTAGGTTGCTGATTTGATTGCTTTTGTGGCATCAGCTACTGAACAAAGCACATGTGACTATATTGATTCATTTGGAAGTCAATGCCTTTCGGTGTTCAGGTCTCTAGGCTTACCGAGCACTGTCGTTTTCATTCGTGTATGTTCTTAGTTCGTGACTTTATATGGTTTTTATACTTGTGACCTCTCTAAGGAAGCAAGTACTGAGGTTGAAGTTTTTTCCTCCAGGATCTGCCTACTGAGCTTAAAAGACGAAATGATGCAAAGAAGATCGTTACTTCCAGCCTTACTTCTGAATTTCCAGAAGATTGCAAGTTTTATCCTGCAGATACGAAGGACGACTTGCACAAGGTGATATTCTCTGCAATGAGTTATCTTTTTTGGGTTTAACTGATATATCCGTGAATTAATCAGATTGagatgtaattgaataatgattgtgttccatttattcacattttttcCTGCTTCTAATACACTTTACTGATATTTTGATTGCAGTTCATGTGGCTTTTTAAGGAGCAAAGACTCACAACACCGCATTGGAGAAATCAACGGCCTTATCTTATTGCTCAAAAAGTACTTCTAAGtttttgcaaatttttttatgaattttacatTGTTAGGAGTAGCATAGATTGTGAGGAAACTTTAACGAAGGTATTTTTGCAATGTAAGTCTTGGAGATGTTCACCTATAAAAAATCTGAGTGATAGGTTGTACTCAATCATTTTTGGATGGGCGGTTGTCCAATCCTTTTACaatccattaattttttttcatgttacTTGTTTGTGCCAAAACCTTTGAAGGTAAAATTTTACGAACTGCTATGTTTTAGGTTGATATGGTACCAGATGACTCCAGTCCAGAGAAGTGTACACTTCTCCTCACTGGTTATACGCGTGCTCACAGCCTCTCAGTGAACCAGCTGGTAGTTATATCTCTCTACGCTTTTGCTTCACATGTATATCTGGTGGTGGCTTCTTATGGTCTTATACATTAGGTTCATGTGTCTGGTGCGGGGGATTTTCAATTGAGTAGAATTGAAATTATGAAGGATCCTATCCCTTTAAATGCTAGAAAAGATCATAATGCTATGGATTCTGATGACATTCAAGATGCTGAGGtatgtttattttaatgaaaCTTGAACACTATTTCAGAAGTAAGAAAAGCCTTTATCTTGTGTACTGGGTAGCAATGAAGTGGGTAATGaacttttcatttttgtttcttcGCGTCCAGATCATTCGTTCCGTAGCTCCTGATCCATCAAGCCAGGAGCCTTTTCTTGTAGAGAATGTTCCAGATCCACTTGCTGGAGAACAGGTAACTTGGATATTAAAGCTTTAAAAATCTTGCTCGCGATTTCCTATACTGTCATGAGTTGGTACTTGCTTTTTGGCATGTAGATCAACAGAGTTACTACTTTGGTCTCCTCATTCTTGTTAAATACTGACTTCCCTGATATTGTTTCATCTCATTTTTCTGTTTCTTTCAACTATTAATCAAATCActcaaatgtgttttttttttggagtAATAGTAATCGCCATGCATGCATCAAAACCTGTAGTAAACAATTAAAGGAATTTTGATACTGAGTATGCTTAAAAGATGAGTATAATTAAATAGAATTGAGACATCAGGAAAACCAAGGATTGTAGTTTTCAAACTTTTGGTTACATATTAGAGGTGTGCCTTTGATAAGATAATTAAGTTGCTGCTTGCCCCCAATCCAATCTACAAAGTACAAACTAATTTTGTGTCTGCTTAGCTACTTTGATATTGAgtttttcttattaaattagtaaaattactTAATAGTGGTATGCACACACCCTTATGCATTCTTCTAGGGGATGTTGGGTGCTATTTATACTGCTGTTTTATTATGACAGACATGGCCCACTGAAGTAGAAATGGCTGAGGCTGAAAGAAATCAAAAGCAGAAGAGGTTGAGAAAGAGAGCTCTCCCTCGAGGCACTTCTGAGTATCAGGTCTGAATTGTCTTGCCTGTTCCTGGGACTCTTAACATTTGCTGCCCACCTTTCTGTTTTTTATTTATCATGTTTGTGCATAACAATCTATTTGTGACCACTGTCTGCCATTCAGGCTGCTTGGATCGTAGATGATGCAGATGGAGAGGATTCTGGTGTGgagaatgatggagatgatgatgAGGATGATTATGGCATGTTGTTGGATGAAGGAGATAGTGGCTTTCCTAGTCAAGAAGACACCAATAATCCAGATTTTGAGGAAGATCAAGCTTCCTTGCACTTAAGGGACTCTGATGAAGAAACTGAAAATGATTCAGTGATGATGGTGTGTCTCTTTGATGCTTATGTCCCAATGCAATTTGTACTTAATGAATTATGAGGAAGTGCCAGCTATATGTTTTTGCATATCCTTGCTTCTTGCGGCCTTCATGTTGTTTCTTTTTCTGTTAAATATTCTGTATGTGaatgattttttcttttatacatGCAGGAAGGGGACAATATGACAAGGGAACAGATAGAGGatgagattaaaaaaataaaagaggcaCATGCCGAAGATGAGGGTATTTATGTTTTCTGGATGAGTCCTAGAGGTTTTTTCAGAGCATTTCTTATGATTAGTTGTCACATTGTGTAAAGCCAGCATAATATAtattttgggggggggggaggaCACCTATAATTGGAACATCTTATTATAGCCGACTACTAAAATTTGACCCTTGTAAGCCCTTTTCTCCTCATAATTGAAGTCACTAATTCTAGTCTTCAAAGTATTAACAAGTGAGGAGAGGGCATGCATATGATAGCTAGTCTGCAgttaagttttgaattttgatgatgagATTGGTAGCTACTACCCCACTACACCAATGCATGCATTTTTCTCTGAAAACTCTTCTCAAATCTTCACAGCCATGTATGAACACCTCTTGTAATGTAGGTGCTAATATACtgttgattaaatgttaatttcagaATTTCCAGATGAAGTGGATACTCCACTAGATGTTCCTGCTAGAAAGCGATTTGCAAAATATAGAGGCCTCAAGTCTTTTAGGACATCCTCGTGGGACCCCAAAGTAATTTATTGTGATACCATTTTGGTGAGCTTTGTTTTGGGTTTAATATTATGAAGTTATTAAAAGTTTACTGGTTATTGTTAGGAATCTCTACCTCGAGAATATGCCAGAATTTTTGCTTTTGATAATTTTGCAAGAACACAAAAGCATGTTGTTGCAAGAGCTTTAAACGTGGAGCAAGAGGGCAGGGATGACTGTGCGCCGGTTGGTTCATTTGCTAGGTTTTATATCAAGGAGGTCCCTTTTCATGTTGCTTCCAAATTGTGTGCGGCCTCAAGAACTGCGCCCATTGTTTTATGTGGTCTCCTGCAACATGAGTCTAAGATGTCTGTTCTTCATTTTAGGTATATATTTCTCTTTACACTTTCCTGGTTATGAGTAGCTACAATTcacccttatttatttattttttcccaaTATGAATTCTTTTTGCAGCATAAAAAAGCATGATAGTTATGATGCTCCAATTAAATCTAAAGAAGAACTCATATTCCACGTTGGTTTCCGTCAGTTTGTTGCTAGGTAATGGTCTCTTTGTAGCTTACTACTGTCTTGGACCTTTTACCAGAATCCTGAAATCTCTCTGCTTATTTTCAGACCGATCTTTTCGACTGACAATATTAATTCAGACAAGCACAAGATGGAAAGGTTTCTTCATGCCGGACGTTTTTCAATAGCATCAATATATGCTCCCATTTCTTTTACACCTCTCCCCTTGATTGCTCTGAAGGGTGCAGCAGGAGCCGGCACACCTGCAGTTGCTGCTGTTGGTTCCTTGAGAAGTATTGACCCCGATAGAATAATTTTAAAGAAGATTATTTTAACTGGGTATGGATTCTTTTGTTGGGTGATAAAAGTTTTCGAAGATGATTTTTCTACTGGTTTATGTTTATTCTAGAATTTCGGACTTAAAAGAAACAATAcctataaaatgcaaaagtgattTATGTAGTTTGGCTATGTTGATTTGGATTATATCTTGATGCAGTTATCCTCAACGAGTATCCAAGTTAAAAGCCACAGTGCGATATATGTTCCATAATCCAGAGGATGTGAGATGGTTTAAGGTAGGATAATCTGTTACAAGTGATTTAACatattttgtttctatagttGAATAGCCAGTGGAAAAATTacttttttcataaattatattcTTGATTTGGATGTGGTTGCAGCCTGTTGAAGTGTGGACGAAGTGCGGTCGTCGTGGTCGAGTTAAGGAACCCGTTGGTACCCATGGTACGCTAATCCTATCAAATACACATATCTTGCTGAATGCCCATCTTTATCGAATATACTTGGGTTCTGGCTCTAGCTTTCGAGGAGAAAGCTGAGTATTGCTTTTTGTTCCATTCTTTTTATCAGGTGCAATGAAATGCATATTTAATGGGGGCCTTCAACAACACGATACTGTTTGCATGAGCTTGTACAA
This window encodes:
- the LOC107917964 gene encoding pre-rRNA-processing protein TSR1 homolog → MGGSRAQVNKPHKTRFSSKSSRNIHKISQKDKNRIAKSNRNVTQGARAARLQRSKMLREQKKEALLKEKRASSGSASAPRVILLFPLSASVNVSSLAEDILRLLSADVSRALSSTVASSEYKLRATVLHAPRGDLLSCMEMAKVADLIAFVASATEQSTCDYIDSFGSQCLSVFRSLGLPSTVVFIRDLPTELKRRNDAKKIVTSSLTSEFPEDCKFYPADTKDDLHKFMWLFKEQRLTTPHWRNQRPYLIAQKVDMVPDDSSPEKCTLLLTGYTRAHSLSVNQLVHVSGAGDFQLSRIEIMKDPIPLNARKDHNAMDSDDIQDAEIIRSVAPDPSSQEPFLVENVPDPLAGEQTWPTEVEMAEAERNQKQKRLRKRALPRGTSEYQAAWIVDDADGEDSGVENDGDDDEDDYGMLLDEGDSGFPSQEDTNNPDFEEDQASLHLRDSDEETENDSVMMEGDNMTREQIEDEIKKIKEAHAEDEEFPDEVDTPLDVPARKRFAKYRGLKSFRTSSWDPKESLPREYARIFAFDNFARTQKHVVARALNVEQEGRDDCAPVGSFARFYIKEVPFHVASKLCAASRTAPIVLCGLLQHESKMSVLHFSIKKHDSYDAPIKSKEELIFHVGFRQFVARPIFSTDNINSDKHKMERFLHAGRFSIASIYAPISFTPLPLIALKGAAGAGTPAVAAVGSLRSIDPDRIILKKIILTGYPQRVSKLKATVRYMFHNPEDVRWFKPVEVWTKCGRRGRVKEPVGTHGAMKCIFNGGLQQHDTVCMSLYKRAYPKWPEHRFPANV